The Aedes albopictus strain Foshan chromosome 2, AalbF5, whole genome shotgun sequence region tTGCTGTagggacaattgtttgatacactataCATTGAAGCTGCGGGAAGGGGGATTGAACGAGCTGATTGCAACAAAAACTAGGATCGGATGGGCGGTATGCGGTAATCTACGGAGGTCACAGGTGGTCACTATTCCAACCCAACTCCACATGTACGCAGAGCCGAGTACCGTTGACCTTCACGAGTACGTTCGGCGCTTTTTCGAAGTCGAGAATCTGGGAGTTGCTGTCGTGCCAAAGGTAAAAGGAGTCGAAGCAGAACGAGCCTACACAATCCTGGATGAACCTACGCGCCGTACCAGTAGTGGGAAGTTCGAGATAGGATTACTTTAGAAGCATGACTATATCGAGTTTCCGGACTCCGGAGAGTCAACCGATGGCGGAACGACGCTTCGAGTGTCTCGAGAAGCGTTTATCCCGAAACCCCGAGCTGTACAACAGTGTGCGGCAGCAAATAGCAGACTTCACAGCCAAGGGGTACATACATGAAGCGACGTCGGAAGAAATCGAAGGATTTGATCAGCGGCGTACCTGGTATATGCCGATTGGAGTCGTCGTCAATGAGAAGAAGCCAAGGAAAGTTCGAATTATATTGGACGCGGCGGCGAAGGTCGACGGGGTATCTTTAAACTCCTTGTTGCTTAAGGGCCCGGATCTTCCGACATCGTTATTATCTGTCCTGTTTGCATATCGTGAGCGCGAAGTGGGAGTGTTCGAGCGCAGGACCGCAGTGCCTTGCTGTTCCCGTACCGAGATTCCCCAGAACTTCCCATGACTACCATGGTGTCTGATGTAGCGATATTTGGTGCTGCCTGCTCTCCAGCTCATTCGCAGTATGTAAAAAACTCAAACGTGACCGAACGAGAAGGAGAATTTCCCCGAGGAGCAGAGGCAGTAAAAAAGCGACATTACGTTGATAACTACTTCAATACGACTGAGGAAGCATTCGAGGTTGCAAAGGAGGTGATCGATGTTCACAAGCGAGCCGGATTCCATATTCGCAATTGGATGTCTAGCGACGGAAGCGTATTCGAcagaatcagtgaatcaaaattcaaccatcgcgcaacaataatgataatgtcgcaacctgtatttgttgcgacaaacaaacccatgcgacataagtttgtcccaacttgaaaataatgggattaacatcttacaccacgagtttagagatttctaagccttgcattgcgattttcgaatggtaacttcgagtcggtaaacactgcaactctggtgaagctctatcatcaaacagtttcgactttgggttagcaataattgattattcacgagttgaaaagtacacaacaaattcagcttccgttttgtctgcaacaaaaaaattcgagatcatgtcattatctgttaccagtagggataaagagtaatcgtcgcactttctttgttgcttgttttgtgcctcttttgtctgacaattctcttcactggagaGAATGGATGAAGCGAATGTGAAGCCGTCGAAAGCCATGCTACCGGAGAAGGACGTTGGATTCGAGCGAGTGTTGGGAATGGCGTGGATACAATAGAAGGACGAATTTGAATTTCCGTTGTTGTTTTGCGAGAAGGTGCCACTCTTGCTGGACGGCGACGCAATATCAACGAAAAGAGAAATGCTGCGTCTGATTATGAGCCTCTACGATCCTCTGGGTTTGGTGGCGTCCTTTGTCATCCATGGGAAAAATCTTAATCCAAGAAGTCTGGCGAACGGACACGGATTGAGACAGcatcatagggcactgcattgttttgattttgtatgggattttgacgtttcttggccttgttgtttacaaaatttctgtaagagtgaaagagatggagagaatttcatgcagtgccctattccagGAGAGATCGCTACACGCTGGATGGAATGGTTGACTGTTCTGAAAAGCATGACTGGGTTGCGAATTCCGCGGTGCTACTTTTCAGGATACGATACAGGCAGCTACAACAATCTCGAACTGCATGTGTTCGTGGACGCGAGTCCGCAGGCTTACGCAGCGGTTGCTTATTTCCGCATCGTGGATCGAGGACAGATCAGGGTTGCGCTTGTTTCGTCAAAAACGAAGGTCGCACCACTCCGTGGACTTCCGATTCCACGATTAGAGTTGATGGCCGCGTTGCTTGGAGCTCGCTTACGGAGAACGATTGAAGACAACCATAGGCTGAAGGTGACGAAAACATGTTTCTGGAGTGGCTCATCGACGGTTTGCTCATGGATCAAGTCGGATACTCGTCGATATCGTCAGTTTGTGGCATTCCGGGTCGACGAAATATTGAGCCTTTCGAACATCGATGAATGGAAATGGATTTCAACTAGGATCAACGTAGCATATGAAGCAACCAAATGGGGAAATGGTCCTTCTTGCAACGTGGACAGGCGATGGTTTCGGGGCCCAGATTTTCTGAACGAACGCGAGGAAGGATGGTCGATGATACCCGAAAAAGAAGAAAGTGTGGATGAAAGCGACGGAGAACTTCGAGCGGTGGTCGTTTGCTGGCATCTAGTCGGGCAACCTGTAGTCGACGCGGAAAGATTTTCGAAATTCGAACGGTTACGGAATAGCACGGCATACGTTTACCACTTCACTAACAATCTGCGTACCACAAGGATGGATTCAGCTGGTACGATTGGTGTGACCAGCAAGGAACTACAGATGGCCGAAAACTTGTTGTAGCGGATTGCACAATCCGAAGCGTTTCCTGAAGAAGTTGCAATTTTGAAGCGGGAACAGGATGATAAGAATTCGTCAAGGAAGCAACTACCTACATCAAGCGGACTTGTGAAGCTTTTGTCATTCGTAGATGATCACGGAGTACTTCGAGTGGAGAGTAGGGCAACAGATGCGCAAGTATTAGCCTACGATACGAAGTTTCCAATTATCTTGCCAAGGACATCGTATTACGGAGTTGCTGCTGGAATTCTATCGTCGCAAATACGGTCATGCCAACGACGAGGCCGTAGTCAACGAGGTGCGACAAGAAATTCCGCGTTTCACGCTTGCGGGTGGAGGTGCGTCTGATCAGAAAACGCTGCATGATCCTAAAATGGGACCGTGCGCCCGTTCACCTTCGTGGGCGTGGACATCTTTGGTCCGTATTCAGTGAAGGTCGGACGAAGCACGGTTAAGCGGTGGGTTTGCCTATTCACTTGCCTTACCATTAGAGCCGTTCATCTGGAGGTAGTTGCCAGTTTGACCACCGATGCCTGCAAGAAGGCGATTCTGCTGTTCATCCCGCGACGTAATTCTCCTCAGGATATATATTCCGACAACGGGACAAACTTCGTGGAAGCTTGCCCAGACTCAGTTGAAATTCAATCCTCCAGCCGCGTTTCGCATGGGATGTTGCTGGGAGAAAATGGTTCGAGCCGTGAAATCTGCACTTGGATCCATTCCTGTCGTGCGGAAATTGGATGACGAATCATTCGCAACGGTGCTGGCGGAAGCGGGAAGCATGGTAAACTCTAGGCCGTTGACGTTCATTCCGTTGGAGACGGTCGACCAGGAATCCTTAACGCCAAACCATTTCCTATTGCACAGTTCGAACGGCGTACGGGAACCGGAGAAATTTCCTACGGACGAAGGCAAGGCATTTAGGAGTAGTTGGAACCAGGAAAAGCACACCCTAGACAACTTCTGGCGTCGTTGGGTGGTGGAATATCTGCCAACGATTATACGACGGACAAAATGGTTCCAGGATGTACGGCCGATCACCATCGGAGACTTGGTACTAGTGGTGGACGAGAATATCCGGAATCGGTGGTTGCGAGGACGGGTGATCGGCACGGTTCCAGAAAAAGACGGAGTGGCTCGTCGAGCAGAAGTGAAGACCTCAGCAGGGATCTCGAAGAGACCATGTACGAAGCTGTGCTGGACGTAGAAGGATCTGGTAACGCCCAACCGGAAGCTAAGGCGACACGCGGGGGAGGATGTTCTCCGCACATCCCACTGTCGGTAACTCATGCGCCACAATACATCCAACGGGCGATCCGGGAGACACCATCAGTCAACAATGATGGCAAGCAAAATTATGGCAATTGTTCTATTGGTAGACTGATAAACAGATAGTTGGAAATTGAATTAGATTGAGATTAGAGTTTATCTAGATTGAATATAAAGGTAAATTTATTATTTCCCTGTTTGATTAAACTAGGATACTTACAAATTAAACTTACAGGCtagtattacaattaaaaactGTTGTGAGATAGACTGTACAGAAACAGTACGGATACTAAATTGTGAgtaaacaaacattattgctataCTTAGGCTAATctttaataaacattttttttagcttTGAGCTTATTACCACCCTACATTGGGCCAATTATTTGCTACGAAGAACTCCGTAAAACCTATCCCAACAGGTACGACAGCAAGCAGATATGCAGTATTAAAGTTCTTCTATTGAAGCAAAAATGTGGTTGATGCAAGTTGACCACAATATGGAAAAGGATACAATTTTCTACGTATTACGCATGTTATCAGTATACAGCGAGTTTGATTCAAATGGCAATCATTCAAGATTCTCCCACTGAGGCAGTTCTTTCATCAACCATGTGTAACTAATGTCCTCCCATTTCGTTTCTGCGCGGACCCCGCGAATTACGAAACTGTATTAATGTTAGGCGAGCATCACTCACTTAAGGGAACCAGTATACCCTGTTGATCATCACCAATAATGACAATGATCAACATTAGGCGTCACGTCATTCCTCGTCCCCAATTTGGGCCCAAGTAGCTTCACCACTATGAGCCATCAGACGACCAAGTCCGACATACATATATGCGGCATCAACTGTATCTCCGCAGGTGATACCGTGTGCTAAATTTCATACTGAATCATCATTGGCTAAAATGAAAGGCTCTCTCGGCCCGTGCAGGAGCATTTTTGTTTTTGCTCACAAATTCAATCATATCGTCGCATCGCAATGTGGTACCACACCACCGCACCcagtccatcatcatcatcatcatcatcatcgtcagccCAGAAACCTATCATCAAGTGTCCTCCTAATGAGTTTATTATTTATTGTGCTCTCTTCCGCGCCACGTAATcccacatcgtcgtcgtcgttgtcgaagTCGAACCCAACCCATCTCTATATCGAGCTCATCATCTTGGCCGTAAAATTATAACATCATCAAACAACAATACAGCCCATGTGCGTACGGCTGCGAACTTATATAATTCCTTCGTTGCGGTAGATCGAATGGGCAGGACTTCACCATAAATCATTATTTGGTCATCCTTCTAAAATTCGTATGACATTTATATTTGTCCGAGAATTGGGAACCGGTGTCTAGTGGATGACCCCCAATTTCAAAGTTTTTCGCAACTTTGTAGATCATCGAATGGTTCGCCTTCTAAAATCTGTCCACTCAAACGATAGCAGCTCGAAAATCAGTAAAATGCAAATGAGGATGCATCGAACCAGGCTGTTTTTTTCTTGGCTGTTGTATCGATGCACTGGACTTGTTTGATATTTGATGCCAATTCAGGTCAAGGTTCTGCTAGATTTCTATAGAATACTATGTGCCAAATTTGAATCCGTAAAGGTTTTTCTCACGGCAGATACCAATGCTTGCGCAAAGGATGAACATAATAAGCTGGACTAACTAAATGTCATCCATTTGTCTGTGGCTTAATTACAGTAGGAGTTTTTTATACATGGTTCTTCTTGGCCTTCTTGTCCTTCTggttcttctgattcttctggttcttctggttcttctggttcttctggttcttctggttcttctggttcttctggttcttctggttcttctggttcttctggttcttctggttcttctggttcttctggttcttctggttcttctggtttttCTGGttattctggttcttctggttcttctggttcttctgattCTTTtcattcttctgattcttctggttcttctggttcttctgattcttctggttcttctggttcttctggatcttctggttcttcttgtccttcttgtccttcttgtccttcttgtccttcttgtccttcttgtccttcttgtccttcttgtccttcttgtccttcttgtcattcttgtccttcttgtccttcttgtccttcttgtccttcttgtccttcttgtccttcttgtccttcttgtccttcttgtccttcttgtccttcttgtccttcttgtccttcttgtccttcttgtccttcttgtccttcttgtccttcttgtccttcttgtccttcttgtccttcttgtccttcttgtccttcttgtccttcttgtccttcttgtccttcttgtccttcttgtccttcttgtccttcttgtccttcttgtcatTCTTGTcattcttgtccttcttgtccttcttgtccttcttgtccttcttgtccttcttgtccttcttgtccttcttgtccttcttgtccttcttgtctgTTGGGTGACTTTCGGAGCTCTTAAGAGAATCGCACGTTTGATGTTTGGTGCTGTATTCTTTAAGCTGGGGGAGATATTTATTAATAATTTCGCTCAGACATACTAGTTTCATTTCAACTTACAAACCAGTCTCCTCAGTAATATCTTTCCCAACAATGTTCTAACTTTCCTCAACTGAAGTGAAGGAATATCTACCAAGTAGTAAAATTAATTTTCTTAGTTTAGGTAGATCGGTAGATTTAGGTAAGAAACTTACAGCCTACGAATCGAATTCACTCACGAGCCTAGACCTTTACACTCGCCTTTACACGGATGGTTTTAATTCTGTTACGATAACCTGTTTGGAGCTAAATCTTAGTAATTTGGGTTCCCACCTACTACACTATATTGCACATCATACCTCGGAGCAAGAAGCTAATAATCCTAGATAATAACTGGTGTACAAATTCAAATAAACTTTGCAAATTCAATAGTAATTATAAATCAACCAATTTCATCCTACACAACTGTAACATTGATGACTTGCAATATTGCATATCTATCTCCTCATTCTGACGTTCGATACGCGAACCTGACTTTCAGTACGCATCGATTGACGTCAGTCGGTTGGTGTGCGCAGAGTTCGATCGGGGGGTATCTTGGGTCGATTCAATATTCAAATTATCAGTGCTGCCAGCGTTGGCAACATCCCCCGACCCGTAACACGCCTGTGACTCCACTGCTGACGTTGTGTTACCATCGCCTTGCACCTGGAGCACTGCCAACTTCGTCACTGGTCGCCGAAAAACCCCTCCAGCGGTCTGAACCATGGCTTGACGAATGCGTCCATCGCTTCCCGGAATCACCGCCGTAACTCGACCTCTCATCCATCCATTACGTAGACCTTCATCAACAATAAGAACAAGGTCGTTCACCTTGAGGCTATCCGTTTCGCTAATCCATTTACTTCTGATTGCAATCGTTGGAAGGTATTCTTTAATCCAGCGTCGCCAAAAATGATCAACTAGCTGCCTCGCCATCTTCCAGTTCGTTCGGGTAATCTTCAGTGGCTCCGCCAGAATCGTAGGAGGTTGCGCGACTCCACTGGAGCTCAGTAAGATGAAATGGTTCGGTGTCAGGGCCTCCTGGTTGACGCTCTCCAGGGGAATGGAGGTTAACGGCCTGGAGTTAACTATAGACTCAGCTTCAACGATGACCGTCAACAGTGTCTCATCGTCCGGGTTCCTATCCGTGCACAGTGAACCGAGTGCTATCTTGACTGACCTCACGAGTCGCTCCCAAGAACCACCAAAGTGTGGAGCGGATGGAGGGTTGAAGGTCCATCTTGTGTTAGAGTTGGTAAAGGTTTCCGCCAGTTGTTGATCGATGGCTCCGATCTGATCACGCAGCTCTCGACTGGCTCCCTGAAAATTTGTGCCGTTGTCTGAACGAATCTCGAGGGGCGACCCACGGCGAGCCACAAACCGGCGGACTGCCATCTTGCACGATTCCGTTGAAAGGGAATGCACGACCTCCAGGTGTACGGCTCTCACGGTAAGGCATGTAAACAAGGCCACCCATCGTTTGACGCAGCTGCGTCCGACGCGGACCTGAATAGGTCCGAAGTAATCCAGCCCAACATAAGAGAACGGACGTGCCATGGCCGCTAGGCGTGACTCTGGAAGGGGAGCCATccttggttgtacaggagctgcTTTGGTGATCTTGCATGCCTGGCACTCCTTAATAACTTGTCGTATTACAGTGCGAAGATTGGAAACGTGGAATCGCTGTCGAGCTTCATTGAGTACTGTCTCGTGGTTAGCGTGTAGATACCGACGGTGATGCCAGTCGACGATTAGCTTGGTGAGATGATGATGACGAGGCAGGATTATCGGGAATTTGAAGTCGTACGTAACGTACGGAACTGCACCAATACGACTGTCCACCCGCATCACGCCGTGCTCATCCAAGAACGGTGACAGTTTGTAGACCGGGCTAGTCCTCTCGATGCGCTTCTTCGCGTTCCCGTCTTCTTGTTTCAGTACGAAGACTTCCTCCGGATATGCGGATGCCTGCGCTAAGCGCCACAAGTCGTTCTCTGCATTCCGCAGCTCCTCCTGCCTCAAGTACCCCGTGATCAGCTCCTGCTTCTTGCTTTTGCGATAACAGTTGACGATATAGCGATGGACGTATGCCACCGCTCTTAACAAACGCTCCCACTTAGAAAACTTGCCGATCTGGTAGACATCTTCGACAAGGTTTTCCCGGTGCACCATGCAGGGCCGCAATTCTTCATCCGTCTCCCAAGACTGCGTCGACCTTTGCTCCGGCCATTCTGTTTCCGGCCTATGTAGTCTGGTCCACGGAACCAGCGAGATGTTACGTCCACGCTGGGGCCTTTACCCCACTTGGTAGCGTCGTCAGCCGGATTATGTTGTGTGGGAACGTATCTCCATTCAGTGGCTTCCGTCTTATTTAGAATTTCTCCCACACGGAACGCCACGAATTGTCGGTAGCGACGATGTTGCGATTGGACCcatgccaaagtagtttttgagTCTGTCCACATTACACGGCGAGCGATCGAGAAAGTATGGTACTCCTTCACCGCCTTAGCTAGCCTCGCTCCCAGCAGAGCGCCCATCAACTCCAGGCGTGGTACCGATAATGATTTCAATGGTGCTACTTTCGCCTTGGCCATCACCAGCGTAACGTGCACCCTTCCCATTATAGTGGCTCGAAAGTAGGCTGCACAGGCGAACGCTTCCTCACTGGCATCCGTGAAAACATGAAGCTCTACAGGACCGACCTCTGCAGCAGTGAAACCAGGAAAGTATGATCTGTGGAGCCTCATCTGATCGACCTCCTCGAAAAGTTTTATCCACCGGAACCAGCGCAAACGGATAGCTTCAGCGACCTCGTCGTCCCACTGGGTTTGATTGCGCCAGGTGTCCTGGATGATCATCCGTCCCTGGATCGTGATGTGTGACAGGATACCCTGTGAGTCAAACAAGCTCATCACACAACGCAGGATGTTCCGTTTCGTTGGAGCAATATCGTGCAGTTGCTGGTTGCGGGCAAAGGCAATGATGTCTTCTTTCGGCAGCCATAAGAGGCCCAAAACTCGTTCGGCTCCGCTTTCTGAATCGATGCTGATAGCCTTTGGTTGTCCTGCACTGGGTTCCCCGACCCGTTTTAGAAGAGCGTCCGAATTAGAGTGCCAGTTCCGGATGCAGAAACCTCCACGAGCATGCACTTCCGTCACTTCCAGCGCGACCTTGATCGCCTCCTTTTCAGTGTCGAAACTGTCGAGGTAATCATCGACATAGTGCTTCTTCTTAATTGCTTCCGctgcctccggaaattcttcttcaTTTTCCTCTGCGTTACGGTTTTTGATGAACTGGGCCTGGCAAGGAGAGCATGTGGCTCCAAAGGTACCGACGTCCATCACAAACATCCTGACCGATTGCGAAGGATGCTCTCTGTAGAGGAACCGTTGACTGTGCGCATCTTCCTGGCGTATTCTGAATTGGTGAAACATCTGTTTCAGGTCCCCACAAACAGCTACCGGCCGTTCTCGAAATTTGCACAGCACCGAAGCAAGAGGGGTCAGCAGATCTGGTCCCTTGAGGAGCATGGAGTTGAAAGAAACTCCCCCTACTTTCGCCGCCGCGTCCCAAACGAGCCGAATTTTGCCCGGCTTCTTCGGGTTCCTCACGGCACCCAATGGTAAGTACCAAACCTTCTTGGGGTCTGTGGATTCCATTTCTTTCTTCGTTACCTCGTGGATATAGTCGTTATCCAGATACTCACTAATCTGCAGCTGTACGCTTGCCTGTAGCTCGTGATCCTTCTTCATTCTTCGCTCGAAGCATTGTAGACGCCGCATTGCCATGGGAAAACTGTTTGGAAATTCCACATGGTCATGGCGCCATAATAGGCCAGTCTCAAACCGATTTGAAATGCGCTTCGTTGTCTCCTCTAGGATCCGACGGGCACGCTTATCCTCCTCCGATTCTGGGCCCTTGTCAGCCGAAACTCCGATGCTTTCAACCGTGAAATGTTGCTTGACGAGTTCATGAAGGTCTTGGTCCACTTGGTATTCTCGTCGACACTCGCACACGTGCAGCATGAAGTTCGTCACTCTCTCTCCTTCGGCAGTATAGCCATATACCGACCAACCGAGCCGAGTCTTGCTGGCCAGAGGATCGCCTAGTTGACCCTCGCGCAAATTCAACGTTGCAGTCAGGCTGGCATTATTTGAACCGATTAGGATGCCCGGCGTTGCTGCCTTATAGCTGGTGACCGGTAGACCGCGAAGGTGAGAATATTGCCGTGCCAACTCCCCGTACTTTAGAGTCTGCTTCGGTAGGTTAAGGCTAGAAACCGTTCTTGCGTCCTTTAGGTTGAACCGTTCGTATTTGCCTTTTCCGGATATCTCCAGATGAATCCGTTGCGACTTCGGTTCCTGTCGAGTCACGTTGCTGGTCCAAGTTAAGCAAAGGGGAAGAGGTTCGCCGTCATCGATGCCTAATCGTTCCGCGATCGATTGCTCGACCAGAGTCATGTCGGATCCGTCGTCCAAGAACGCAAACGTTTCTACTGATTTATCCTTCCACGTTAGTGTAACAGGAAGAATTCTAAATAGTGTAGCCTTCTTGGTAGCATGGTGCGCGTTTAGCCCTTCTTCAGAAGTATTACCTTGCTTCGCTGTATTCTGCCCATCCTTGGTCGGCGGTCGATGATTCTGAACGCTGGAGTGCAACAGTCGATGGTGTCGCTGCTGGCAGCCTTCTACGCCGCAAACAACTTGTATCTTGCAAGGACGCCGACCGTGTTTCCCTAGGCACGTACGACAAAGGTGATGATCTTGGATGGTAGTCCAACGGCTGTCTACATCCCATCCTTTGAACGCCGCACAATCTTTCACCTTGTGGTTACGCCCGTTACACGCCAAACACAGCACCTCCCTAACTTCTGACTTCATCGGCACTTGTTCTGGGCTACTCTGATTCGTGGTTGGCTCACTGGCAGCGTGAGTGTTGAGGAAGCTTTTGTCCCTACTACGCTCTCCTCGTTCCGGTCGCGACTGCTTGAAATCTGTAGTGACTGTGACGTCCGAGGCTGCTGCCACTAGCATGGACATGAATCCAGCGAAGGTACGTAGATCGGCCGTAGCAAACTGTTGTTTGTACAGCGCCCAGTTTAAGCGTTGCTGAGCGGGGACCTTGTCAACCAGTTCTCGCAGTAGAACTGGGTTACATAGATGTGCCATTTGTCCAGTTGCCTCAATATGGTCACACAGGTTTTGAACCGCCATGCCGAAGGTGATAAGCGTTTCCAACCTGTCCGCCTTTGGTGCAGGAGTCTCGCGAACTTTGTCCAATAATGTCTGGATGATCAGTTCCGGCCTGCCGTACAACATGTACAGGGTGGACATGACTTGTGGCACGCACGCCGGAAGAAGCAAACGGCTTTTCACTGCATCGAATGCTTTACCTTGCAGCGCCCGTTGAAGCCGAGCCAAGTTTTCCACATTGGTGTACCCACATGCGGCCGTCGAATTGGTGTAGGCGGTGAAGAACAGCGGCCAATCCTCAGGATCCCCCCGGAACGGCGGGAGATCTCTCGGCATAACTTGTCTCGCCAATAACTGTTGCTGCGTTGGAACCATTGGGTACTGTAACGGGATTGCTTGTGGCGAATTCACTGGATAATACCCGCCCATGGGAGATTGCGATACGATAGGATTCGGATGTATTCTGGGTACACTTGTACTCCCTGACAACCCACCGTAAACCGGTGCCTGCGGAATCGACGCTGTTGGAACCGTCGGGCAGGCCGTTACCACGTTAGTAAGATTTGCATTCCCTAAACCCATCAAAGACGCTTGATTGCTAGTTGGGAACGCACTGATTTGTCGAGAGTGATCCGCTCCAGGTGGCGAGTACCCATACAAAGGAATAGATGGCATGGTAGTGTACTGACCTTCATACAATGAACCTGCGGGAACCCTCGGCATACTGCTAGGCACTCCAAGTAGCAGTGATGATAGAGACGGATCGAATATACACTGGCTAGCAGAACCTGTAGTCGTCGGTGTGGAACTGTTGAGTACGGGCGCAAGGGGTGCTGTCACCTGTAGCCCCGCGCTCGCTGCTGTGACTGACAAATTTTCCATCTCGCCGATCATCCTTCCCAGCCAGCCTCCGACATTGTCGACCCCGCCGACCGTGGCGGGCTGCTCGTTGAAGCTGTTCGATGCCGCCCCGGAGATGACACTTTGCAACGCGTTATTTGTGAGCTGTCCCAGCAGTGCCTTcttcctttccagttccttcCTATGACTCTCTTCCAATTGTTGCTCCAGGAATGCTCGATGGTCTTGAACCCATTGGAGGCTTGCTCGCGCCTGTTCCGTAAGCAAAGATTGTCCATAGTTAGTCGTAATAGCTGTAGTCGTCGTTGCAGGTACCCATCCGGAGGGCCCAGCGACGGCGGGCGGTACCAATCCAGGAGGTGCAGTCGACGATACAGTTGAGAATGCCGCCGATGTGGCCAGCGGTAATCCAGGGTTTGTCCCGTGCGATACCACGGAGGAAGTAGAAGCAACTGCCGACGGTGATTCGGTGGTCCTAGGTGATGGAACGTTGATGATAGTAGCTGGAAATACAGGATCGCTTCCAAATAGCTCGCCGATCCGTGTGGACGATGGCAAAGCCGAACAGCGTGCGCACATCCAGCTCTCGTTGGCTACCGCTGATGTCACTCCCACGCACTGGTAGTGATACCACTCCTGGCACACCGCGCAAAAGACCATATCGTCCACGTTGTTCGACCTCCGGCATAGTTTGCAGTCGAACCGATCCGTTTCAGGCATCCTTACTCCTGGTGATCGAAGTGGTTTCTTAAAGCTTTGTTGGGTGACTTTCGGAGCTCTTAAGAGAATCGCACGTTTGATGTTTGGTGCTGTATTCTTTAAGCTGGGGGAGATATTTATTAATAATTTCGCTCAGACATACTAGTTTCATTTCAACTTACAAACCAGTCTCCTCAGTAATATCTTTCCCAACAATGTTCTAACTTTCCTCAACTGAAGTGAAGGAATATCTACCAAGTAGTAAAATTAATTTTCTTAGTTTAGGTAGATCGGTAGATTTAGGTAAGAAACTTACAGCCTA contains the following coding sequences:
- the LOC134288390 gene encoding uncharacterized protein LOC134288390, whose amino-acid sequence is MVHRENLVEDVYQIGKFSKWERLLRAVAYVHRYIVNCYRKSKKQELITGYLRQEELRNAENDLWRLAQASAYPEEVFVLKQEDGNAKKRIERTSPVYKLSPFLDEHGVMRVDSRIGAVPYVTYDFKFPIILPRHHHLTKLIVDWHHRRYLHANHETVLNEARQRFHVSNLRTVIRQVIKECQACKITKAAPVQPRMAPLPESRLAAMARPFSYVGLDYFGPIQVRVGRSCVKRWVALFTCLTVRAVHLEVVHSLSTESCKMAVRRFVARRGSPLEIRSDNGTNFQGASRELRDQIGAIDQQLAETFTNSNTRWTFNPPSAPHFGGSWERLVRSVKIALGSLCTDRNPDDETLLTVIVEAESIVNSRPLTSIPLESVNQEALTPNHFILLSSSGVAQPPTILAEPLKITRTNWKMARQLVDHFWRRWIKEYLPTIAIRSKWISETDSLKVNDLVLIVDEGLRNGWMRGRVTAVIPGSDGRIRQAMVQTAGGVFRRPVTKLAVLQVQGDGNTTSAVESQACYGSGDVANAGSTDNLNIESTQDTPRSNSAHTNRLTSIDAY
- the LOC115269635 gene encoding uncharacterized protein LOC115269635; translated protein: MPETDRFDCKLCRRSNNVDDMVFCAVCQEWYHYQCVGVTSAVANESWMCARCSALPSSTRIGELFGSDPVFPATIINVPSPRTTESPSAVASTSSVVSHGTNPGLPLATSAAFSTVSSTAPPGLVPPAVAGPSGWVPATTTTAITTNYGQSLLTEQARASLQWVQDHRAFLEQQLEESHRKELERKKALLGQLTNNALQSVISGAASNSFNEQPATVGGVDNVGGWLGRMIGEMENLSVTAASAGLQVTAPLAPVLNSSTPTTTGSASQCIFDPSLSSLLLGVPSSMPRVPAGSLYEGQYTTMPSIPLYGYSPPGADHSRQISAFPTSNQASLMGLGNANLTNVVTACPTVPTASIPQAPVYGGLSGSTSVPRIHPNPIVSQSPMGGYYPVNSPQAIPLQYPMVPTQQQLLARQVMPRDLPPFRGDPEDWPLFFTAYTNSTAACGYTNVENLARLQRALQGKAFDAVKSRLLLPACVPQVMSTLYMLYGRPELIIQTLLDKVRETPAPKADRLETLITFGMAVQNLCDHIEATGQMAHLCNPVLLRELVDKVPAQQRLNWALYKQQFATADLRTFAGFMSMLVAAASDVTVTTDFKQSRPERGERSRDKSFLNTHAASEPTTNQSSPEQVPMKSEVREVLCLACNGRNHKVKDCAAFKGWDVDSRWTTIQDHHLCRTCLGKHGRRPCKIQVVCGVEGCQQRHHRLLHSSVQNHRPPTKDGQNTAKQGNTSEEGLNAHHATKKATLFRILPVTLTWKDKSVETFAFLDDGSDMTLVEQSIAERLGIDDGEPLPLCLTWTSNVTRQEPKSQRIHLEISGKGKYERFNLKDARTVSSLNLPKQTLKYGELARQYSHLRGLPVTSYKAATPGILIGSNNASLTATLNLREGQLGDPLASKTRLGWSVYGYTAEGERVTNFMLHVCECRREYQVDQDLHELVKQHFTVESIGVSADKGPESEEDKRARRILEETTKRISNRFETGLLWRHDHVEFPNSFPMAMRRLQCFERRMKKDHELQASVQLQISEYLDNDYIHEVTKKEMESTDPKKVWYLPLGAVRNPKKPGKIRLVWDAAAKVGGVSFNSMLLKGPDLLTPLASVLCKFRERPVAVCGDLKQMFHQFRIRQEDAHSQRFLYREHPSQSVRMFVMDVGTFGATCSPCQAQFIKNRNAEENEEEFPEAAEAIKKKHYVDDYLDSFDTEKEAIKVALEVTEVHARGGFCIRNWHSNSDALLKRVGEPSAGQPKAISIDSESGAERVLGLLWLPKEDIIAFARNQQLHDIAPTKRNILRCVMSLFDSQGILSHITIQGRMIIQDTWRNQTQWDDEVAEAIRLRWFRWIKLFEEVDQMRLHRSYFPGFTAAEVGPVELHVFTDASEEAFACAAYFRATIMGRVHVTLVMAKAKVAPLKSLSVPRLELMGALLGARLAKAVKEYHTFSIARRVMWTDSKTTLAWVQSQHRRYRQFVAFRVGEILNKTEATEWRYVPTQHNPADDATKWGKGPSVDVTSRWFRGPDYIDG